GCCAGCGCACCACCCTGGACGTGGTCGCCTCGCCAGGCCACTTCCCCGGGCGCGTCGCCGGGCCAGCGCACCACCCTGGACGTGGTCGCCTCGCCAGGCCACTTCCCCGGGCGCGTGGCCGGGCCGGCTGTTCATACCTGCGCCGAGTCTGCGGCGTAGGCGATGAAGGCGGCCAGGTGGGCCGGGCGTCGGCGGTCGGTCTCGTAGACCAGCCACAGCCGGCGCACGACGGGCATCCCGGCCACCCGCACCGCCACGACCTGCCCCGGGTGCGCCGCGACGGCGCGTACGCTCACCACCCCGATGCCGAGGCCGGCCGCGACCGCGGAGACCACCGCCTGGCTGGAGCCCACGCTGAGGGTCGAGGAGCCCGCCGGCAGCTCCTCGCCGGCCGCGGCGACGGCGTCGCAGAAGGTGCGCTGCGTGCCCGAGCCGTCCTCCCGCCAGATCAGCCGCTCGCCGGCCAGCGCGTCAAGGGCGATCCCGTCGGTGCCGGCCAGCGGGTGACCGGTCGGGACGGCGAGCACGATCTCGTCGCTGGCCACCGCCACGTACGTCAGGCGCCGGTCGGGGTTCTTGCGACCGGCGAAGCCGATGTCGGCGCGGTGCTCGAGCAGCGTGCCCGGGACCGCGGCCGAGTCAGCGGCGATCAACTCCGCGGAGACCGACGGGTAGCGCTCGTTGAACCGGGCCACGACGTGGGGCACGACGTAGTCGCCCGGTGTGGTGCTCGCCACGATCCGCACCGTGCCGTGCAGCGGTGCGGTGTGGCCGTCCAGCTCGCCGCGCAGCGCCGTGACCGCGTCGAGGATCTCCTCGGCGAACACGAGCACCCGTGCCCCGGTGACGGTGAGCTGCACGCCGGCCGTGCTGCGCTGGAGCAGCCGGGTGCCGAGGTCGGCCTCCAGTCGCTGCAGCCGCCGGCTCAGGCCGGGCTGGGAGCAGCCGAGCGCCTGGGCCGCCGCGGTCAGGCTGCCCGCGGCCGCCGCCGCGCGCAACGCGTCGAGGTCTCCGGTGCGCACCCCGCCATGCTAGCCCCAACCATGCCGAAGCCGCATGGCAGTTGCGCCCTCTCACCGATCCCGGTATCTCTCGCGGCATGACATCATCCTCAGGACGGTCGCTGCGCGACCGCCACACCCGGCACAGCAGACAATCGCCTCCGCAAGCTCCGGCGATCCACTCGTCAGCGCTGTGGAGCCGTCTCGTCCTCGCCGCCCTCGCCGGGACGCTCGCCCTGGTCGCCGTCGCCTGCGGCACCGACGAGGCCGGCGATGACCCCCCTGCTCTGGTGATCGGGGGCATCCCCGACCAGGACGTCGCCGTGCTCGAGGAGCGCTTCGAGGGCATCGCTGACTACCTGTCCGAGGAGGTCGGCATCCCGATGCGCTACCAGCCGTCGGTGGACTACACCGCCGTGGTCACCGCCTTCGCCAACGGCGACCTGCTGCTGGGCTGGTTCGGGGGGCTGACCGGCGTGCAGGCGCGGCTTGAGACCCCCGGCGCGCACGCCGTCGCGCAACGCCCCATCGACGAGGAGTTCCACTCGGTGTTCATCGCCGGCGCGGACGTGGACGCCGACTCGCTGGCCGACCTGGCCGGCACCGCCTTCACGTTCGGCAGCGAGAGCTCGACGTCGGGCCACCTCATGCCCCGCGCCTTTCTCACCGAGGCCGGGGTGGACCCCGAGGCCGACTTCGACGGCCCGCCGAGCTACGCGGGCTCCCACGACCAGACCTGGAAGCTGGTCGAGG
This sequence is a window from Egibacteraceae bacterium. Protein-coding genes within it:
- a CDS encoding LysR family transcriptional regulator — protein: MRTGDLDALRAAAAAGSLTAAAQALGCSQPGLSRRLQRLEADLGTRLLQRSTAGVQLTVTGARVLVFAEEILDAVTALRGELDGHTAPLHGTVRIVASTTPGDYVVPHVVARFNERYPSVSAELIAADSAAVPGTLLEHRADIGFAGRKNPDRRLTYVAVASDEIVLAVPTGHPLAGTDGIALDALAGERLIWREDGSGTQRTFCDAVAAAGEELPAGSSTLSVGSSQAVVSAVAAGLGIGVVSVRAVAAHPGQVVAVRVAGMPVVRRLWLVYETDRRRPAHLAAFIAYAADSAQV
- a CDS encoding putative selenate ABC transporter substrate-binding protein, giving the protein MTSSSGRSLRDRHTRHSRQSPPQAPAIHSSALWSRLVLAALAGTLALVAVACGTDEAGDDPPALVIGGIPDQDVAVLEERFEGIADYLSEEVGIPMRYQPSVDYTAVVTAFANGDLLLGWFGGLTGVQARLETPGAHAVAQRPIDEEFHSVFIAGADVDADSLADLAGTAFTFGSESSTSGHLMPRAFLTEAGVDPEADFDGPPSYAGSHDQTWKLVEAGTFQAGVLNESVWQRAVEEGQVDTDRVRVVERTPPYVDYHWVAHPDIDEVYGAGTTEQIVDALLAMDEGGPEAQDILELFEDTAFIATDDDNYATIEQVARDLELIGSP